In the genome of Thermodesulfobacteriota bacterium, the window TCCAAAGTTGTAAACATCAAAACCGCCTTTGTCATTTTTTGAAGTTATGAATTGTCCGAGAAACTCTGAATCTGTTGTTGACAGAGGCTGATCCCCAGCGTTTTCCACTGTCAGTGTGCGGGATTCTTCATATATAACAGCTGAGTCTCCTAGGTTGTTTACCCTGTCTAGTATATCTAGTGTCTTTTTCTGAACCATCTGGCCATTTTCCATCTTAGTTATCACGCGCTTTACAGGTATATCAAAATCTCCTTCTGCCAAATCAATTGCCTGGCCGTACTGCCACTCTGATTTGATCACTGTACCGTTTGACTCAACCTGTGTTGCCAGTGTTTTACCTGCCAGCAGGCTATCATACATCTGACGGAATTCCGCCGTTGTCAGGTCTGTAGCTTGACTGCTTGCCACACCAACCAATAAAAATAAAACAAGCGCTAAGCACATAATTAATCTGTTCATAAGAACCTCCTTTGATGGTCGTATAAGATCCGCCTTACCTAAAATCATTCTAACTTTTTAGTTTATGCAATTCAAGATATTTATGGATTAGTAGTATATGAAAGCAAATAAGACCTTATCACTCATTTGAAGCTATTTCGTGCCTTTCATGAAACTTTTCCAACACAAAATTGATCATTTTATCTCTTCTGATATAACCTTTGATGTCACGATTTTCCAAGTTATCAACAACCGGGATCCATTTAAGGTTATGATCCCTCATAGTCGCGGCAACAAGAGTGCACGTGTCACTTTGTGTTATCACTATAGGGGATTTAGTCATAAAGTCTTCTACTTTTGTATCAGGCTCCGCACCGGATTCAACGGCCCTAAATATATCCGTTCTAGTGAGGATGCCTTTTAATTTGTTTGAGCTGTCAATGACACAGCAAAAATCTAGCTCTTTTTCGCTCAATGTTTTTACTGCTTGTTCAAAGGTATCATCGGGATCCAGATTTATCAGGACTGGCCTTACAAAGGTGGAAAGCGGCTCTGCATTTAGCATCTCAAACACTTCTGGTACTTTTTGCCACATACTGCCGCTTCTTCTCCTAACGGCATCTGCAAGAAAATCTCTAAAAGGTCTGAGCGCGCTTGAGATCTGCTCAAACACTTTGCTTCCCATTACAGTAACCTCTAGCTCTGTTTTAGCTCTCACTGAAGAGCTTCTGGTTCTATGGTCCAAAAGGGCAAGCTCACCAAAAAAGTCGCCCTCCCCTAATATTGCAAGTATCTTTTCGTCATCTGTTGCAGCTTGTCTTACAATTTCAACCTCGCCTTTTTCAACGATATAAAAGTTATTTGAAGGATCACCCTCACGAAATATATAATCACCTGGCTGAAAATGTGATTTGCTAACCCTCTGGGTTTGATCAGACTTTGGATGAGCAAGGTCTCTCGAATAGAAGATCTCCCAAGCCCAGTCAAAACCGACTTTTAATCTATGAGAAAAAGTAGGGAGCTTAAATAGATAGACGGATCTCCATAAAAACCATGCTAAAAAACCTGATATGTGAAGTCCCAAAAATTCCGCAACTGCATTTTGCCCGCCGATCGCACAGAGCTGACCAAGAGGCTTGAAATAAAAAGGCTTAGTCTCTTTTCCTTTTATTTCCCTAACGATGTTCAAAGCGGCTTGCGTTCCCTGACGCTCAGCAAACTGCCCAGTTGGAGGCGAAGGCTCGTTATTAAAAGAATTCATAATATATGCGCAGTCGCCAACGGCCCATACGTTATTGTGGTCTTTTACTCTCATATCAGGCTCTGTAACTAGCCTTCCACGCTCTTTTGGTGCTTCCATTTTCTGTATGATTGGAGAAGTGGCATTTCCAACTGTGCACACAATTGTTGCTCCATTTATCATTGTCCCGTCTGCAAAACCTACGCCTTCTGGGGTCACGTAGGAAACTCTTCGATTTAGAATTACATTTATGCCAGCCTGCTCCATTTTAACTCTTGTAAAATCTCTTAATTTAGAGCTCACCTCTGGCAGTAGCTGGTCTCTTGAATGGACAACCGTCACTTTAATTTCTTCTTTTTTGATGTTTCTAAAAAATTTTCTAGTATCTCTTACTAAATCGTTAATTTCACCTGCTACCTCCACACCACTAAAACCGCCCCCAACAACTACAAAGGACAAAAACCATTGTCTTTTATATACATCCTCAGCAATCTCTGCATTTTCCATCTGTTGCATCACATGATATCTAAGAGCAATAGCATCACCTACGGTTTTAAGCGGGAACGCATGATCGGACATACCTGGTATCATTCCAAGGTTAACTGAGGAGCCGCATGCTATAACTAAATGATCATAGAACATCTGACCCTTTTTGTTACGGTTTCCTAGATACTCAACAAAGTTATTTTCGACATCGATGTTGATAATATCTTCAGTTCTACAGTAAACCCCCGGAAGCATTTGCCTAAGTGGAACAGCCACTGGCTCAGGGCTGATTGAGGCCCCGACAACTTCTGCCAAAAGGGGCTGGAACACTAGATAGTTTTCACTGTTATATAAAATAATATCGGCTTCTTCTCGCTTGAGCTTCTTTCTAAGAGTGAGAGCGCATTTAACTCCGGCAAAACCGCCGCCAATAATCTTTATCTTTTTTCTCACAGGCATAGTAAGTTTCTCCAGAGATGAGAATACAAAATTCTTATTGAGATTTTATGAAGCGCGTTTATAAAAACCTAGTTTGATTATTATTATTGAGCAAATCAAGTATCTGTGCCAAATAACTTTTGGACCGTCCATCCACCGGGTCCAACTAATGCTATAAAAAGAAAACAGACCATGTAGAGAAATGCTAGCTCTAGCTTTGAGAATGGGTCTGCGAAGATCAATAGATGCACCGCAAATGCTGCTACTGCCATATTCAACCCAGCAATTAAGGCTGAGACTCTGGTAAACAGACCAAATATAATCAGAAGCGGCAATAAAGTTTCAGCAGCTATGGCTAAATAGGCTGATATTTCTGGCATCGGAAGGCCCATATTAACTATGTTTTGAATAAAGGGTTCAGGGTTTAAGAGTTTACCAAGACCATGACCCAATATCATTGCAGCACTCACTAAAATACGAAACAGAAAAAGAGCTAAATTATTCATTGCAGTATTATATTCCTCCCGATATGCAAATAGCTATACTATCTAAATTTCGTCTAGATCAATCGTAATTGCTAGAGCTGAACGATCACCGACTTGATCATTATATACTATCAAGCCATCTAATTCAGCATTTTTAACACTACCTTTATTTTTCTCTATTACATCAAGTGATATAACAAAGCCTTTATCTCCCGAAAGAGTTTGATAGGAAATATCCTGGATTGAAATATTTTCCCCCGGATTCGGGAAAAACTGCGGACTCATAAGCTTGGTATCAGATTGTATAGTTAAGTTGACTCTATATAATTTGGCTTTTACTTTTGTTGTATCAACTTTAACATCAAATGTTTTTTTAGTCTTATTAATATCAGTAGGCAGCTTATTTGACCAAGCTGTAAAAATTGAAGATCCATTTTGCTTAGTTTCATCGCCAAGTTTTAAGTCATATATAAGTGTTTTGGAGCCGGGAACACAAATGTCCTTACAGCTCACCCACGAAACATTTACAGATATTCTATGTGAGTCCTTAATTTTTGCTCCATCTGGAACTTTTATATTTGACCATAGGAGTAGAGATTGTTCATATCCGTAGTCAATTCCGCCCTGTGGGTTTTTAATAGATGATGGGATTGGCCAATTAAGATTACCTATAGCAAAACCTTGCGGGACCGAAAAATCAACTTGGGTTGCAAGCCCGCTTGCTCCAGGGTTCTTCCAATAGATATGCCAACCTGGTTCAATGGCAAAAACTACACCAAGATTAAATGTGTCTCCGGGCTCTACCAAATCTGCGTTAGAAACTAACTTGGCTTCTACTGAAGGGGGAAATACTTGTGCTAAAGAAAAGATGGAAGATAATGATAGTAAAAAAGCGCTTATTAAAACCTTAATCAAACCAATTCTCCGGAGGAACTTTAACAGCAAGCACTTCTGCACTTGCGCACTTTTCTTCACCCGAGAAAAGTTTGCACACTACTAAAAGCTTGCGCCCTTCCCTCATGGTAACCTTCGCTTTGAGACTTACGTCTTTGTCTATGGGAGTTGGTTTGTGATAGTCAATTTTAAGTGACGCTGTGACATACCAAATAATGGGCTCACTATTTAGCTCTCTTTCCTCAAGTTTATACGCATCAGCAATTGCCGTGCTGACAGAGTGGCAGTCCA includes:
- a CDS encoding FAD-dependent oxidoreductase; translated protein: MPVRKKIKIIGGGFAGVKCALTLRKKLKREEADIILYNSENYLVFQPLLAEVVGASISPEPVAVPLRQMLPGVYCRTEDIINIDVENNFVEYLGNRNKKGQMFYDHLVIACGSSVNLGMIPGMSDHAFPLKTVGDAIALRYHVMQQMENAEIAEDVYKRQWFLSFVVVGGGFSGVEVAGEINDLVRDTRKFFRNIKKEEIKVTVVHSRDQLLPEVSSKLRDFTRVKMEQAGINVILNRRVSYVTPEGVGFADGTMINGATIVCTVGNATSPIIQKMEAPKERGRLVTEPDMRVKDHNNVWAVGDCAYIMNSFNNEPSPPTGQFAERQGTQAALNIVREIKGKETKPFYFKPLGQLCAIGGQNAVAEFLGLHISGFLAWFLWRSVYLFKLPTFSHRLKVGFDWAWEIFYSRDLAHPKSDQTQRVSKSHFQPGDYIFREGDPSNNFYIVEKGEVEIVRQAATDDEKILAILGEGDFFGELALLDHRTRSSSVRAKTELEVTVMGSKVFEQISSALRPFRDFLADAVRRRSGSMWQKVPEVFEMLNAEPLSTFVRPVLINLDPDDTFEQAVKTLSEKELDFCCVIDSSNKLKGILTRTDIFRAVESGAEPDTKVEDFMTKSPIVITQSDTCTLVAATMRDHNLKWIPVVDNLENRDIKGYIRRDKMINFVLEKFHERHEIASNE
- a CDS encoding DoxX family protein → MNNLALFLFRILVSAAMILGHGLGKLLNPEPFIQNIVNMGLPMPEISAYLAIAAETLLPLLIIFGLFTRVSALIAGLNMAVAAFAVHLLIFADPFSKLELAFLYMVCFLFIALVGPGGWTVQKLFGTDT
- a CDS encoding protein-disulfide reductase DsbD domain-containing protein, whose product is MIKVLISAFLLSLSSIFSLAQVFPPSVEAKLVSNADLVEPGDTFNLGVVFAIEPGWHIYWKNPGASGLATQVDFSVPQGFAIGNLNWPIPSSIKNPQGGIDYGYEQSLLLWSNIKVPDGAKIKDSHRISVNVSWVSCKDICVPGSKTLIYDLKLGDETKQNGSSIFTAWSNKLPTDINKTKKTFDVKVDTTKVKAKLYRVNLTIQSDTKLMSPQFFPNPGENISIQDISYQTLSGDKGFVISLDVIEKNKGSVKNAELDGLIVYNDQVGDRSALAITIDLDEI
- a CDS encoding PaaI family thioesterase gives rise to the protein MSTKAFQDYWQHNECWGCGCSNEHGLNIKSYWDDDKSVCVWTPNQNHKAGPSGFLNGGIIASIMDCHSVSTAIADAYKLEERELNSEPIIWYVTASLKIDYHKPTPIDKDVSLKAKVTMREGRKLLVVCKLFSGEEKCASAEVLAVKVPPENWFD